In Marivirga salinae, a single window of DNA contains:
- a CDS encoding efflux RND transporter periplasmic adaptor subunit yields the protein MNKKLIIAGSVIILIIIAFFTFRGSGTTESIEIMTEAQAGDFVIAITTTGELEAKNSIKITGPSGLRAARLWNVKIDKLVDEGSVVEKGDFVASLDASELSDRLRNVENEYQQSLSQYTQTKLDTALTLRQSRDELINLEFAVEEKKLVLEQSQFEPPATIKQAEIDLSKAKRAFKQAKENYLLRKDKAVAQMQEAAAELSEDRDERDFLIELRKKFNITAPEDGMVIYVREYDGSKKSEGASIGAWDPTVATLPDLSTMISTTFVNEVDIRKIAKGQHVNIGLDAFPDKELSGEVIYVANVGEQRPNSDAKVFEVKVEINESDTTLRPAMSTANEIITDVVPQATYVPLESVFNQGDSIAFVYKKSGLETIKQQVELGKANANEVIVNQGIDAGEKIYLIAPEGMEKKDVSLLKAPKN from the coding sequence ATGAATAAAAAACTCATCATAGCAGGTTCTGTAATAATACTCATCATAATTGCTTTTTTCACCTTTAGAGGTAGTGGCACTACCGAAAGTATTGAAATAATGACCGAAGCTCAAGCAGGAGATTTTGTAATAGCCATTACAACAACCGGAGAACTGGAAGCCAAAAATTCTATCAAAATTACTGGCCCTTCTGGCTTACGTGCTGCTAGGTTATGGAATGTGAAGATTGATAAATTAGTAGATGAAGGCTCAGTAGTAGAGAAAGGTGATTTTGTTGCCAGTTTAGATGCCTCAGAACTATCCGACAGATTACGAAATGTAGAAAATGAATATCAACAAAGTCTATCTCAATATACCCAAACCAAATTGGATACTGCGCTTACTCTACGCCAATCACGAGATGAATTAATTAATCTTGAATTTGCTGTTGAGGAGAAAAAATTAGTGTTAGAACAATCTCAATTTGAGCCACCCGCAACTATAAAACAAGCTGAAATTGATTTAAGCAAAGCAAAACGAGCTTTTAAACAAGCCAAAGAAAATTACCTATTAAGAAAAGATAAAGCTGTAGCTCAAATGCAAGAAGCCGCTGCAGAATTATCAGAAGACAGAGATGAAAGAGATTTTTTAATTGAACTGAGAAAGAAATTTAATATTACAGCTCCTGAAGATGGAATGGTCATATATGTAAGAGAATATGACGGGTCTAAAAAATCAGAGGGTGCCTCCATTGGCGCTTGGGATCCAACAGTGGCCACATTACCTGATTTATCCACCATGATTTCCACTACTTTTGTTAATGAAGTAGATATCAGAAAAATTGCAAAAGGTCAACATGTAAATATCGGATTAGATGCTTTTCCTGATAAAGAATTAAGTGGTGAAGTCATTTATGTTGCAAATGTAGGTGAGCAAAGACCAAATTCTGATGCTAAAGTATTTGAAGTGAAGGTTGAAATAAATGAATCGGATACCACATTGCGACCTGCCATGAGCACAGCTAATGAAATTATTACTGATGTGGTGCCCCAAGCTACATATGTTCCCTTGGAATCAGTTTTCAATCAAGGTGACTCTATTGCTTTTGTTTACAAAAAATCAGGTTTAGAAACCATCAAACAGCAGGTTGAATTAGGAAAGGCAAATGCTAATGAGGTTATTGTAAATCAAGGCATAGACGCTGGCGAAAAAATATATTTAATTGCACCTGAGGGAATGGAGAAAAAGGATGTTTCGCTTTTAAAAGCTCCCAAAAATTAA
- a CDS encoding class I SAM-dependent methyltransferase has protein sequence MKKIISFILRNVPRKYIQRISGISLKIIGLFYKGDNVYCPINGKGYKKFLPYGRVNPRENALCPDTLSLERHRLIWLYLKEKTNFFESKLKVLHVAPEQCFMDRFEKLHGDDYITADIESPLAKVKMDIHDIPFPANTFDVVFCNHVMEHVEDDIKAMSELYRVLKPGGWGILQIPFFEPVPEKTFEDNSITDPKEREKIFGQDDHVRLYGKDYPDRLRKAGFKVTEDNYVNELPEYRVKKYALPKGELIYKVEK, from the coding sequence ATGAAAAAAATTATCAGTTTTATATTAAGAAATGTTCCTCGTAAATATATTCAGAGAATAAGTGGGATTAGCTTAAAAATCATTGGTCTTTTTTACAAAGGAGACAATGTCTATTGCCCTATAAACGGAAAAGGGTATAAGAAATTTTTGCCTTATGGAAGAGTAAATCCTAGAGAAAACGCGCTTTGTCCAGATACACTTTCTTTAGAAAGACATCGGTTGATTTGGCTTTATTTGAAAGAGAAAACCAATTTCTTTGAAAGCAAGCTAAAGGTGTTACATGTAGCTCCGGAACAATGTTTCATGGATCGGTTTGAAAAATTACATGGAGATGACTATATCACAGCTGATATTGAATCGCCTCTAGCAAAAGTAAAAATGGATATTCATGATATTCCATTTCCAGCCAATACATTCGATGTGGTTTTTTGCAATCATGTAATGGAACATGTTGAGGATGATATTAAAGCAATGAGCGAACTATATAGAGTTCTGAAACCAGGAGGCTGGGGGATTTTACAAATCCCTTTTTTTGAACCGGTTCCTGAGAAAACTTTTGAGGATAATAGTATTACCGATCCTAAAGAGAGAGAAAAAATATTTGGACAGGACGATCATGTGAGACTTTATGGAAAAGATTATCCCGATCGATTAAGAAAAGCAGGATTTAAAGTAACAGAAGATAATTATGTAAATGAACTACCTGAATATAGAGTGAAAAAATATGCCTTACCTAAAGGAGAGCTTATCTATAAAGTTGAAAAATAG
- a CDS encoding TonB-dependent receptor: MAQKTQISGTVIDSDSKVPLIGVNVVVKGKVLGTTTDFDGNFDFSVNLPTPLTLQFSMVGYKMEEYTIDGNNSATGIKIALNEELIMGQEVVVSASRVEESILKSPVSIEKMDVLAIQQTPADNYYKSIGYLKGVDVTQSSINFQIVNARGFNSTGNTRFVQLTDGMDTQAPALNFPIGNLNGPSELDVESVEMIPGAASALYGPNAFNGILLVNSKSPFEYQGLSAFAKVGMNHFGADTEAGAPSTPQPMYEASVRYAKSLFNDRFAFKVNGSYMQALDWYATNYTTDRESERQGNLSFNPGSDYPNTMGDEASVNAAFLGTAIQSAFAADGTANDNNTFASLRTLYSGIMFQGSAPKDNQNFTDYLAFAPNQVVSRTPYEEHQLINYDARNYKLNASAHYRITDNIEGIYQWNYGSGTSIYTGAQRYSLSDFSIQQHKLELKSTDWFIRGYGTFENSGNSYITEFLGNQVNTSFSSNNKWFATYTANYLKQISRDYTPAELANLQSTDPQSFINLQEQAFTAARDAADRSRYEPGSDAFEEAKERALASGTVPNGPSFADMTKMYHAEAQYDLTSKIDFASIQVGASFRLYDLNSNGTIFPDTVGNDISIAEYGAYLQASKQVLDDKLKLTGSARVDKNENFDAVFSPRFSAVFEVAKNNNIRASFQTGFRNPTTQGQHINLNIISSRLLGGLPQYANAYGIGTDPNIYTLESVNAMINNLYSTGSFDESFLDNENTLNYESVKPEQVQSFEVGYKSLINKKIMIDAVYYYNQYNDFITQQRVRKAQANPDGSPNLGSLLQGNADNTFQIYTNASQQITSQGAAIGVDYAIGSGYTVGSNYNWNVLNTENAEGQSFVFGFNTPEHKFNLKFGNRKLTDKIGFNVAYRWQSEFYWESSFGDGNIPAFGTLDAQVSYKLPFKTLLKVGGSNLTNDYYIQSFGAPNVGAIYYVSLTFDQMMNR; this comes from the coding sequence ATGGCACAGAAAACTCAAATTTCAGGGACTGTCATTGATAGTGATTCAAAAGTCCCACTAATTGGTGTGAATGTGGTAGTGAAAGGAAAAGTATTAGGAACCACCACTGATTTTGATGGGAATTTTGATTTTAGCGTCAACCTACCAACTCCTCTCACCTTGCAATTTAGCATGGTAGGTTATAAAATGGAAGAATATACTATCGATGGAAATAATTCTGCTACAGGTATAAAAATAGCTTTAAATGAAGAGTTGATCATGGGGCAGGAAGTCGTAGTTTCTGCTTCTCGTGTGGAGGAAAGTATATTGAAATCTCCGGTTTCTATTGAGAAAATGGATGTTTTAGCTATTCAACAAACTCCAGCAGATAATTATTACAAATCTATTGGTTATTTGAAAGGAGTGGATGTTACCCAAAGTAGTATCAATTTTCAAATTGTAAATGCTAGAGGGTTTAATTCAACTGGAAATACTAGGTTTGTTCAGTTAACAGATGGAATGGATACACAAGCACCAGCATTAAACTTTCCGATAGGTAACTTGAACGGTCCTTCTGAATTAGATGTAGAAAGTGTGGAAATGATACCAGGAGCAGCTTCTGCACTTTATGGACCCAATGCCTTCAATGGAATATTATTAGTGAATTCTAAATCACCTTTTGAATATCAGGGCTTAAGTGCATTTGCTAAAGTAGGAATGAACCACTTTGGTGCTGATACAGAAGCTGGTGCACCTTCAACTCCTCAACCAATGTATGAAGCATCAGTTCGATATGCAAAATCACTATTTAATGACCGTTTTGCTTTTAAGGTAAATGGAAGTTATATGCAAGCATTGGATTGGTATGCTACCAATTATACTACTGACCGAGAATCAGAAAGACAAGGTAATCTTTCTTTCAATCCAGGAAGTGATTATCCTAATACAATGGGAGATGAAGCTAGTGTTAATGCAGCATTTTTAGGAACAGCTATTCAATCAGCTTTCGCAGCAGATGGAACGGCAAATGACAATAATACTTTTGCTAGTTTAAGGACTCTTTATAGTGGTATTATGTTTCAAGGCTCTGCTCCAAAAGACAATCAAAATTTCACGGATTATTTGGCCTTTGCACCAAATCAAGTTGTTTCAAGAACACCTTATGAAGAGCACCAACTTATAAATTATGATGCTAGAAACTATAAATTAAATGCTTCTGCTCATTACAGAATTACTGATAATATTGAAGGTATTTATCAATGGAATTATGGTTCAGGAACCTCTATATACACTGGAGCACAGCGATATTCATTATCAGATTTTAGTATTCAACAACATAAATTAGAATTAAAATCAACTGATTGGTTTATTAGAGGGTACGGAACTTTTGAGAATTCTGGTAATTCATATATTACTGAATTCTTAGGGAATCAGGTCAATACTTCCTTTTCTAGTAACAATAAATGGTTTGCAACTTACACTGCTAATTATCTGAAACAAATAAGTAGGGATTATACACCAGCAGAATTAGCCAATTTACAAAGCACAGATCCCCAATCATTCATTAATTTACAAGAACAGGCTTTTACTGCTGCAAGAGATGCTGCAGACAGAAGTAGATATGAACCTGGTTCGGATGCATTTGAGGAAGCTAAAGAACGTGCTTTAGCATCAGGTACGGTGCCTAATGGTCCAAGCTTTGCTGATATGACTAAAATGTATCATGCTGAGGCTCAATATGACTTAACTTCAAAGATTGATTTTGCCTCCATACAGGTAGGGGCTTCTTTTCGATTATATGACTTGAACTCTAATGGAACTATATTTCCTGACACAGTAGGTAATGATATCTCTATTGCAGAATATGGAGCCTATCTCCAAGCTAGTAAGCAGGTTTTAGATGATAAATTGAAATTAACAGGATCTGCAAGGGTAGATAAAAATGAAAATTTTGACGCTGTTTTCAGTCCTAGGTTTTCAGCTGTTTTTGAAGTAGCAAAAAACAATAATATTCGAGCTTCATTTCAAACAGGTTTTAGAAACCCAACTACTCAAGGTCAGCATATCAATTTGAATATTATTTCAAGCAGACTATTAGGAGGTCTTCCTCAATACGCAAATGCTTATGGCATTGGTACTGACCCCAATATTTATACGCTAGAGTCTGTGAATGCTATGATCAATAACTTATATTCAACAGGAAGTTTTGATGAATCATTCCTCGATAATGAAAACACTTTAAATTATGAATCAGTAAAACCAGAGCAAGTTCAATCTTTTGAAGTAGGTTATAAAAGCTTGATCAATAAAAAAATTATGATTGATGCTGTTTATTATTATAACCAATATAATGATTTCATCACACAACAAAGGGTTAGAAAAGCACAAGCTAATCCTGATGGGTCTCCAAATTTAGGAAGTTTGCTTCAAGGTAATGCTGATAATACTTTCCAAATATATACAAATGCAAGTCAGCAAATTACATCGCAAGGCGCAGCAATTGGGGTTGATTACGCCATTGGTAGCGGTTATACTGTTGGTTCTAACTACAATTGGAATGTTTTAAACACAGAAAATGCTGAGGGGCAAAGTTTTGTTTTTGGATTCAATACTCCAGAGCACAAATTCAACTTAAAATTCGGGAACAGAAAATTAACTGATAAAATTGGTTTTAATGTTGCTTATAGATGGCAATCAGAATTCTATTGGGAGTCATCATTTGGCGATGGCAATATTCCAGCTTTTGGAACATTGGATGCACAAGTTTCTTATAAGCTACCATTTAAAACCTTGTTGAAAGTAGGAGGAAGTAATCTTACGAATGATTACTACATTCAAAGTTTTGGAGCACCTAATGTAGGGGCAATATATTATGTTTCTTTAACTTTTGATCAGATGATGAATAGGTAA
- a CDS encoding fasciclin domain-containing protein: MKKKNLFLKSTSSLLAMLFVVMSAFMITSCGEDPEPEPENNIVETLTDLGGYDSLIKYVSVYPDLVSTLNSASEKTLFAPNNAAFASLLETPGFPQDITTINPGIIKAVLTYHVVVGQEIAAADLSGELTTAYNDEVIIVNNGTLETGATNPEITLGDTDIKTTTGIIHETNSVLIPPSIGAQLTPILGTVSGTLLLGADFSDLAIAIQRVDAARAERGDTPFAQILADRQGSYTVFAPVNAVFDGAGIDPSTADVGFLEAVILNHVIVGDNLAAADIQGQLAGGDNTLTTLGGEVTVAPTEFQGNPTLSIGGAAVVSPDNVTGNGTVHAIAGFVSSNSNSYSAVLLGSQGSSSPSFYNVIANATSGYGASRDASASIDFAYYYGATNEVSLGAIDSEDLNSVFSSVDLPIADIFETRNATRFQVTSLSAAEFDGIVTNAQVAGVANSELTSNPDATNLEEGSVIAFKLDDARGGLFGLVKVAEVNDTNGTGSITIDVKVIADAF; the protein is encoded by the coding sequence ATGAAGAAGAAAAATTTATTTTTAAAATCGACCAGCTCGTTACTAGCGATGCTATTCGTAGTAATGTCGGCATTTATGATCACGTCATGTGGTGAAGATCCAGAACCAGAACCGGAAAATAATATTGTAGAAACACTAACTGATTTAGGAGGATATGATTCACTAATAAAGTATGTTAGTGTATATCCAGATTTAGTTTCAACATTAAATTCAGCATCCGAGAAAACTTTATTTGCACCTAATAATGCTGCTTTTGCTTCATTATTAGAAACCCCTGGTTTCCCGCAAGATATCACTACCATTAATCCTGGTATTATTAAAGCGGTTTTGACTTACCATGTTGTAGTAGGTCAAGAAATTGCTGCTGCTGATTTATCTGGTGAACTTACAACGGCTTATAATGACGAAGTTATCATTGTAAATAACGGTACTTTAGAAACTGGAGCTACTAATCCTGAAATCACTTTAGGTGACACTGATATCAAAACAACCACAGGTATCATCCATGAAACTAACTCTGTTTTAATTCCACCTTCTATTGGTGCGCAATTAACTCCAATTTTAGGGACTGTTTCAGGTACTTTATTATTAGGAGCAGATTTCTCTGATTTAGCGATTGCTATCCAAAGAGTAGATGCTGCAAGAGCAGAACGAGGCGATACTCCTTTCGCTCAAATTTTAGCTGATAGACAAGGAAGTTATACTGTATTTGCTCCAGTAAATGCTGTATTTGATGGAGCGGGTATTGATCCATCTACTGCTGATGTTGGATTTTTGGAAGCTGTAATTTTAAATCATGTTATCGTTGGTGACAACCTAGCAGCTGCAGACATCCAAGGACAACTTGCAGGTGGAGATAATACATTAACTACTTTAGGTGGTGAAGTAACAGTAGCTCCAACTGAATTCCAAGGTAATCCGACATTATCAATTGGTGGTGCAGCAGTGGTTTCGCCTGATAATGTTACAGGAAATGGTACTGTTCATGCAATAGCAGGATTTGTTTCTTCTAATTCTAATTCTTACTCTGCAGTGTTATTAGGATCACAAGGGAGCTCAAGTCCAAGTTTCTACAATGTGATTGCAAATGCTACCAGTGGCTATGGTGCTTCAAGAGATGCTTCTGCCTCTATTGATTTTGCTTACTACTACGGAGCAACTAATGAAGTTTCTCTTGGTGCTATTGATTCTGAAGACTTGAATTCAGTTTTCTCATCTGTTGATTTACCTATCGCAGATATTTTTGAAACAAGAAATGCTACAAGATTTCAAGTAACCAGTTTAAGTGCTGCTGAATTTGACGGCATTGTTACTAATGCTCAAGTTGCAGGAGTTGCAAATTCTGAATTAACATCAAATCCGGACGCTACTAACTTAGAGGAAGGTAGTGTAATTGCATTCAAATTAGATGATGCAAGAGGTGGTTTATTCGGATTAGTTAAAGTTGCTGAGGTTAATGATACTAATGGAACTGGTTCAATTACAATTGATGTAAAAGTAATTGCTGATGCTTTTTAA
- a CDS encoding amidohydrolase — MKIKSLLSILAIFSFLSCQNQQESADLIIKGGNIYTVNENQPTVEAVAVKNNKILFAGSEAEVEQYLSENTKQVDLAGKTMTPGFIEGHGHFMGLGYNELNVDLLQTKSYDEVIQKVKEAVDAAKPGEWITGRGWHQSKWNKMPNNTIDGFPLHHAISEVSPDNPVYLRHASGHAGMANEKAMQIAGVLPLSKESMANLDVEGGEIFRDEQGNPTGVFNERAMTLITQHIPESTPEKDQKAFELAVKASHRNGITSFHDAGIGRENIQLYRDMKADGKLDVRMYAMLTGWDKELLNEWYEKGPEVDSTHLLTIRSIKLNCDGALGSRGAWLLEEYTDQPGHFGHETLPMSFVYTTSNQALKTGFQVCSHAIGDRANQEILDRYEKAMNENADLTDNHRFRIEHAQHLHPDDIPRFAELGVIPAMQAVHMSSDRPWAIDRLGEKRIKEGAYMWQALLQSGVPIVNGTDVPVEPIDPLASFYASVSRKTLEGTPEGGYEPEQKMTREQALRSYTLDAAYGAFEEDIKGSIEVGKLADFTIFDKDIMTVPEDEILETNVAMTIFDGRVVFEK, encoded by the coding sequence ATGAAAATAAAATCTTTACTATCCATATTGGCAATTTTCAGCTTTCTGAGTTGTCAAAATCAACAAGAATCAGCGGATTTAATAATTAAAGGAGGTAACATTTATACAGTAAATGAAAACCAACCCACTGTGGAAGCAGTAGCTGTTAAAAATAATAAAATTTTATTTGCAGGAAGTGAAGCAGAAGTTGAGCAATATCTGTCTGAAAATACGAAGCAGGTTGATTTAGCAGGGAAAACCATGACTCCTGGTTTTATTGAAGGTCATGGTCATTTTATGGGCTTAGGTTATAATGAATTGAATGTTGATTTATTACAAACTAAAAGCTATGATGAAGTCATACAAAAAGTAAAAGAAGCAGTGGATGCTGCAAAGCCAGGTGAATGGATAACTGGTAGAGGTTGGCATCAAAGCAAATGGAATAAAATGCCTAATAACACTATTGACGGTTTTCCTTTGCATCATGCCATTAGTGAAGTTTCCCCTGATAATCCCGTTTATTTAAGGCATGCAAGTGGTCATGCTGGAATGGCAAATGAAAAAGCTATGCAAATTGCTGGAGTTCTTCCTTTATCTAAAGAAAGCATGGCAAATCTAGATGTTGAAGGTGGCGAAATTTTCAGGGATGAGCAGGGAAATCCAACAGGAGTTTTCAACGAAAGAGCGATGACATTGATCACGCAACATATTCCTGAGAGTACACCAGAAAAAGATCAAAAAGCTTTTGAATTAGCAGTAAAAGCTAGTCACCGAAACGGAATTACAAGTTTTCATGATGCTGGAATTGGCAGAGAAAATATTCAGCTTTATCGTGATATGAAGGCAGATGGAAAATTGGATGTGAGGATGTACGCTATGTTAACAGGTTGGGATAAGGAATTATTAAATGAATGGTATGAAAAAGGACCTGAAGTGGATAGTACTCATCTTTTAACTATCCGCTCTATCAAATTAAATTGCGATGGTGCTTTAGGTTCAAGAGGTGCTTGGCTTTTAGAAGAATATACTGACCAACCAGGTCATTTCGGACATGAGACTTTGCCAATGAGTTTTGTTTATACTACTTCCAATCAGGCATTGAAAACAGGTTTTCAAGTTTGCTCACATGCAATAGGAGATAGAGCCAATCAGGAAATCCTAGATAGATATGAAAAGGCGATGAATGAAAATGCGGATCTAACTGACAACCACAGATTCAGAATTGAACATGCTCAGCATTTACATCCTGATGATATTCCAAGATTTGCTGAATTAGGTGTAATTCCAGCTATGCAAGCTGTTCATATGTCATCAGATAGGCCTTGGGCAATTGATAGATTAGGAGAAAAGCGAATTAAAGAAGGGGCTTATATGTGGCAAGCCTTGTTGCAATCAGGAGTACCTATTGTAAATGGAACCGATGTGCCGGTTGAGCCAATCGATCCATTAGCTTCTTTTTATGCAAGCGTTAGCCGTAAAACCTTAGAAGGAACTCCAGAAGGAGGTTACGAACCAGAGCAAAAAATGACCAGAGAGCAGGCTTTAAGATCTTATACTTTGGATGCGGCTTATGGTGCTTTTGAAGAAGACATTAAAGGCTCAATTGAAGTAGGTAAATTAGCCGATTTCACCATTTTTGATAAAGATATCATGACTGTTCCTGAGGATGAAATCCTTGAAACAAATGTGGCTATGACTATTTTTGATGGGAGAGTGGTTTTTGAGAAATAA
- a CDS encoding FAD-binding oxidoreductase — protein MAFNFFKKKENKEDKKSKRYKELTVRQVINATADAIVIEFEQPEWELSYTAGQFLTLITDINGESVRRAYSLCTSPLVDEYPAVTVKRVENGKMSNYLNDNLKAGDKIQVLEPMGNFTTTVEADKKRHLIMFAGGSGITPMMGISKSILHAEPDSIISLIYANRNLESVIFKKQFDKLEDDYEGRMHVIHILDDAPINWQGESGLLNEEMLQKILDRIPNWGNDQTQYLMCGPEGMMKNVEQYLENFGVDKANVYKESFVQGTIDKEEKKSGNEAQGQEYEVTILFDGEEYKFPVPADKSILETALDLDIDLPFSCQSGLCTACRGKLLSGTVHMEEDEGLSDAEKEEGFVLNCVGHPTSADVKIEIG, from the coding sequence ATGGCGTTTAATTTTTTCAAAAAGAAAGAAAATAAAGAAGATAAAAAATCAAAAAGATATAAGGAACTGACGGTTCGACAAGTCATCAATGCAACAGCGGATGCTATTGTAATTGAATTTGAACAACCTGAATGGGAATTGAGCTATACCGCAGGTCAATTTTTAACACTTATCACTGACATAAATGGCGAAAGTGTAAGAAGAGCTTATTCTTTATGTACTTCTCCTTTGGTGGATGAATATCCTGCCGTAACGGTGAAAAGAGTGGAGAATGGTAAAATGTCCAATTACTTGAATGACAATCTTAAAGCTGGCGATAAAATTCAGGTATTGGAGCCAATGGGGAATTTTACAACTACTGTGGAGGCTGATAAAAAGCGTCACCTGATTATGTTTGCTGGTGGTAGTGGTATCACGCCTATGATGGGAATATCAAAATCAATTCTACATGCAGAGCCAGATAGCATTATATCATTGATTTATGCCAACAGAAATTTGGAATCTGTAATCTTCAAAAAGCAATTTGATAAGTTGGAAGATGATTACGAAGGAAGAATGCATGTCATTCATATATTGGATGATGCGCCTATCAACTGGCAGGGCGAATCTGGTTTATTAAATGAGGAAATGCTTCAAAAGATATTGGACAGAATTCCTAATTGGGGAAATGATCAAACACAATATTTAATGTGTGGCCCGGAAGGAATGATGAAAAATGTGGAGCAATACCTTGAGAATTTCGGGGTGGATAAAGCCAATGTTTATAAGGAAAGCTTTGTACAGGGTACCATTGATAAAGAAGAAAAGAAATCTGGAAATGAAGCCCAAGGACAAGAATACGAAGTAACTATATTGTTTGATGGCGAAGAATATAAATTCCCAGTTCCAGCAGATAAGTCTATTTTAGAGACCGCTTTGGATTTAGATATTGATTTACCATTCTCTTGTCAAAGTGGATTGTGTACTGCATGTAGAGGTAAATTATTATCAGGAACTGTTCATATGGAAGAGGATGAAGGTTTGTCTGATGCAGAAAAGGAAGAAGGCTTTGTCTTAAACTGTGTAGGGCATCCTACATCTGCTGATGTAAAAATTGAAATAGGATAA
- a CDS encoding M3 family oligoendopeptidase — MEFEIKERQFLPKDFKVKDWETLKPYFDKLLEEEINSTQDLENWFAKLSELEAVVSEDMAWRYIKMTCDTSDEKLAASFEDFVRNIQPHIAPYSDKLNRKALASPYLASVKEKEGYNIMIREMEKDVKIFREENIPLETEIASLSQKYGSISGAMDIEHEGKEMTLQQAAVMLQSTDRELREEIYRKISSRRLADKEKLDKLFTELIQLRTKVAKNAGFENYRDFMFASMGRFDYSPQDCFDFHDSVKSEVVPLLDEIAKNRKEKLELDTLRPWDKAVDISGKEALEPFNGADDLTQKTIKVFNKLDPFLGDCLVKMVEMKHLDLDSRKGKSPGGYNYPLSETGVPFIFMNATSTLRDMVTLLHEGGHAVHSFLMNDLELNDFKNPPSEVAELASMSMELITLDYWDIFFDNEEDLKRAKTEHLEGIIETLPWVATIDKFQHWIYENPEHTVAERTKAWNDILDDFSDSITDYAGLEKFKDSLWQKQLHLYEVPFYYIEYGMAQLGAVAVWKNYKTDPKKGLDSYMKALRMGYTKSIPEVYEAADIKFDFSKKNISELMNFVKEEMQKL; from the coding sequence ATGGAATTCGAAATAAAAGAAAGACAATTTTTACCTAAGGATTTTAAAGTAAAAGATTGGGAGACTTTAAAACCTTATTTTGATAAATTATTAGAAGAAGAAATTAATTCCACCCAGGATTTAGAGAATTGGTTTGCCAAATTAAGTGAACTGGAAGCGGTTGTTTCAGAAGATATGGCTTGGCGCTATATTAAAATGACCTGCGACACTTCAGATGAAAAATTAGCTGCCTCTTTTGAGGATTTTGTTCGTAATATCCAGCCTCATATTGCCCCTTATAGTGATAAATTGAACAGGAAGGCTTTGGCTTCTCCTTATTTAGCTTCAGTTAAAGAGAAAGAAGGCTATAATATCATGATTCGGGAAATGGAGAAAGATGTGAAAATCTTCAGAGAGGAAAACATTCCACTGGAAACCGAGATTGCAAGCCTCTCTCAAAAATATGGCTCTATTTCCGGGGCAATGGACATTGAGCATGAGGGCAAGGAAATGACGTTGCAACAGGCAGCTGTAATGTTACAATCCACCGATAGGGAATTAAGGGAAGAAATCTATCGTAAAATATCTTCCAGAAGATTAGCCGATAAAGAAAAACTGGATAAGCTATTTACTGAACTGATACAGTTAAGAACCAAAGTGGCTAAAAATGCTGGTTTTGAAAATTACCGTGATTTTATGTTTGCCTCCATGGGCCGCTTCGATTATTCACCTCAGGATTGTTTTGATTTCCATGATTCTGTGAAGTCAGAAGTAGTGCCCTTGCTGGATGAAATAGCAAAGAATAGAAAGGAAAAGCTAGAACTGGATACATTAAGACCATGGGACAAAGCTGTTGATATTTCTGGAAAGGAAGCTTTAGAACCTTTTAATGGAGCTGATGATTTGACTCAGAAAACCATTAAAGTATTCAATAAATTAGACCCATTTTTAGGCGATTGTTTAGTAAAGATGGTAGAAATGAAACATCTGGACTTGGATTCCAGAAAAGGGAAATCGCCAGGAGGTTATAATTATCCGCTTTCCGAAACAGGAGTTCCTTTTATATTCATGAATGCCACATCTACTTTGCGAGATATGGTGACACTATTGCATGAAGGCGGACATGCAGTGCATTCTTTCCTAATGAATGATTTGGAATTGAATGATTTCAAAAATCCGCCATCTGAAGTAGCCGAATTGGCTTCCATGAGTATGGAGTTGATTACCCTTGATTATTGGGATATTTTCTTTGATAATGAAGAGGATTTAAAAAGAGCCAAAACAGAACATCTGGAAGGAATTATTGAGACATTGCCTTGGGTGGCCACTATCGATAAATTCCAGCATTGGATTTATGAAAATCCGGAGCATACCGTAGCCGAAAGAACAAAAGCATGGAATGATATTCTGGATGATTTTTCAGATTCCATTACAGATTACGCTGGTTTGGAGAAATTCAAAGACAGTCTGTGGCAGAAGCAATTGCATTTATATGAAGTGCCATTTTACTATATAGAATATGGAATGGCACAATTAGGAGCAGTAGCAGTTTGGAAGAACTATAAAACAGATCCTAAAAAAGGATTGGATTCCTATATGAAAGCTTTAAGGATGGGGTATACCAAATCTATTCCTGAAGTTTACGAAGCAGCTGATATCAAATTTGATTTCAGCAAAAAGAACATCAGCGAATTGATGAACTTTGTAAAAGAGGAAATGCAGAAACTTTAA